Proteins encoded together in one Ptiloglossa arizonensis isolate GNS036 chromosome 9, iyPtiAriz1_principal, whole genome shotgun sequence window:
- the Yem gene encoding yemanuclein isoform X2 codes for MSEAKRVPLQTLEFPESLGYVAKKEKKGEKGKQLAPSFRFTLTLLESNEEAFSEFNYAQLLKAAEKKRRKELKSGEENATNGLSFDDDDEDDKLRDMAKRFEAKYGTSTTGRKRHKYDDYVDLGAGYDENDSFIDNTDAYDEIVPEEVTTAHGGFYINCGALEFRTADRHVLVHNNNNNNNNNSNDDESSESSEEDTEDVDSPKRSEKRTLSTTDEDEAEDITGDQPTKKQKVDENGEKKAQENIIKKKKKSQNLQDQQNSQQDGDTLTRRKEKGETTDAEVSEDQEDKKKSDKTDTQKSKSTSDKKFEKKTSNSNGFDGKKLELKKLGGKDSNIDDAIESVVNAARVEDESSRDTTDSGKSRCIGTESECDDIDKEGAPLPDSLPENVVEIVNKLKARAENSKEGKTKFFNPTVTALLFSLEKRLRMLSSPNLRSETYGHLARFLPCSKIALQNRAKKLYVQDLDYKIKDLIQRLKEVINNIMSSVMCKYLECQTVAEGKKMEGSPADAVSSDDEDNCENSDKAKIPKRQFPWTEEAKKLVCEIANARRQCYNVLRPRKLSIYTFVGSFLLRQVLPLWPQGYMTVHTLLKFVDESEPVTKKKPKKLKEIGNGTTTSSSGNVIYNSAGKIETSTINSTSSQEREKAPGNVSKVQNITENSTNYVKQGTIKSNDGTEKKQHSMKHKDKNKDTCNSTQQHENSSVTTSNSTVGKISVVPTAQLMAQKPAKCHVEMINLMDLANSSLSITPVNEFHKSSTKVSENKKDVVSITAYSETSNVLPNTNEVPQSGHHSVHRQEALYSCTQSQHSNYPAANQTSQHSKPISLKHRLLHENTETKNDKKIEDKDIDVSNKIEKRDKKRERCMEVKHKSHDVKKRKKDSKVLEKQVGHINSDVAPIQQQQQQQQQPSLTKEEQEQRQNEETIAATNYLSQIINDDVIPRGITDKRKDTGIILEEPVSNVVQPTEQEKDVQMVMRSLKELQELQEMKYSPSNSPVSTNIQKPNKSNAQCTTYQDEYSI; via the exons ATGTCAGAGGCTAAACGGGTACCTTTGCAAACCTTGGAGTTTCCGGAGTCCTTGGGCTACGTtgcgaagaaggagaaaaagggggAAAAGGGCAAACAGCTCGCGCCCTCCTTCCGCTTTACACTCACCCTGCTAGAGTCGAACGAGGAGGCATTTTCTGAGTTCAACTATGCACAGCTCCTCAAAGCAGCCGAG aaaaaacGTAGAAAAGAGCTTAAGTCAGGTGAAGAAAATGCAACTAACGGACTGTCATTCGATGATGACGACGAGGATGATAAACTTCGAGATATGGCAAAACGATTTGAGGCGAAATAC GGAACATCTACTACAGGAAGGAAAAGGCATAAATACGATGATTATGTGGATTTGGGAGCTGGATACGATGAGAATGATTCTTTCATTGACAATACTGATGCA TATGATGAAATTGTACCAGAAGAGGTGACTACAGCTCATGGAGGTTTTTATATTAATTGTGGGGCTCTTGAATTCAGGACAGCTGATCGACATGTATTGGttcacaataataataataacaacaataacaatagcAATGATGATGAAAGTAGTGAAAGTAGCGAAGAAGATACTGAGGATGTGGATAGCCCCAAAAGATCAGAAAAAAGAACTCTTAGCACAACGGATGAAGATGAAGCTGAAGATATTACTGGTGATCAACCAACAAAA AAACAAAAAGTAGatgaaaatggagaaaagaaagctcaggaaaatattatcaaaaagaaaaagaaatcccaAAATCTACAAGATCAGCAAAATTCTCAACAGGATGGAGATACTTTGACTAGAAGAAAGGAGAAGGGGGAAACTACAGATGCTGAAG TTTCAGAGGATCAAGAAGATAAGAAAAAATCTGATAAAACAGATACGCAAAAGAGTAAAAGTACGTCAGATAAAAAGTTCGAAAAAAAGACATCTAACAGCAATGGTTTTGATGGGAAGAAGTTAGAGTTAAAAAAATTAGGTGGTAAAGATAGTAATATTGATGATGCAATAGAGAGTGTAGTTAATGCTGCGAGAGTTGAAGATGAATCAAGTAGAGACACTACGGACTCTGGCAAATCTAGATGTATAGGTACAGAATCTGAATGTGATGATATTGATAAAGAAGGAGCACCTTTGCCTGATTCTCTTCCAGAAAATGTTGTAGAAATAGTTAATAAATTGAAAGCACGTGCCGAAAATAGTAAAGAAGGAAAGACTAAATTTTTCAATCCAACAGTAACTGCATTATTGTTTAG tttaGAGAAAAGATTGAGGATGCTTTCTTCCCCAAATCTGAGGTCAGAAACATATGGGCACCTAGCACGATTTTTACCATGTAGTAAAATAGCCCTTCAAAATAGGGCAAAGAAATTGTATGTGCAAGATCttgattataaaataaaggATCTTATACAAAG GTTAAAAGAAGTCATCAATAATATAATGTCATCTGTGATGTGCAAGTATCTGGAGTGTCAAACGGTCGCGGAAGGAAA GAAAATGGAAGGTTCGCCAGCTGATGCTGTGAGTTCCGATGATGAAGACAATTGTGAGAATTCGGATAAAGCAAAAATTCCTAAAAGACAATTTCCTTGGACAGAAGAAGcaaa AAAACTTGTTTGCGAAATTGCGAATGCTAGGAGACAATGTTACAATGTTTTAAGACCAAGAAAATTGAGTATATACACTTTTGTTGGGTCATTTTTGCTACGACAGGTGTTACCATTGTGGCCGCAAGGATACATGACGGTGCATACTTTGTTAAAATTTGTTGACGAGTCTGAACCTGT cacgaagaaaaaaccgaagaAATTGAAAGAGATCGGCAATGGTACTACCACCAGTTCTTCTGGAAATGTCATATACAATTCAGCTGGAAAGATTGAAACATCAACCATAAACAGCACCTCCTctcaagaaagagaaaaagcgcCAGGAAATGTATCTAAAGTTCAAAATATTACGGAAAATTCCACAAATTATGTAAAACAAGGAACAATAAAGTCAAATGATGGTACCGAGAAGAAACAACATAGTATGAAACATAAggataaaaataaagatacttgTAACTCTACACAGCAACACGAAAATTCGTCAGTTACGACTAGTAATTCCACTGTAGGTAAAATTTCAGTTGTGCCTACAGCTCAATTGATGGCTCAAAAGCCAGCTAAATGTCACGTGGAAATGATTAATTTGATGGATCTAGCTAATAGTTCACTTTCGATCACTCCGGTTAATGAGTTCCACAAATCGTCTACAAAAGTgagtgaaaataaaaaagacgTAGTTTCTATTACGGCTTATTCTGAAACTTCGAATGTTCTTCCAAATACAAATGAAGTGCCTCAAAGTGGACATCATTCCGTACACAGACAGGAAGCTTTATATTCATGTACACAATCTCAACATTCTAACTATCCTGCAGCAAATCAAACATCACAACATTCAAAACCTATATCTCTGAAACACAGGTTACTACATGAAAATACTGAAACcaagaatgataaaaaaataGAGGACAAAGATATCGATGTGTCTAATAAGATTGAGAAAAGGGATAAAAAACGAGAACGATGTATGGAAGTTAAGCACAAATCACACgatgttaaaaaaagaaagaaggattCAAAAGTATTGGAAAAGCAAGTTGGGCATATTAATTCAGATGTAGCGCCTatacagcagcagcaacagcaacaacagcaaccaTCGCTTACGAAAGAAGAGCAAGAGCAAAGACAAAACGAAGAGACAATTGCTGCTACTAATTACTTGAGCCAAATTATTAACGATGATGTGATTCCGAGAGGAATAACAGACAAACGAAAAGATACTGGAATCATTCTAGAAGAACCTGTAAGTAATGTAGTGCAACCAACGGAACAAGAGAAAGACGTTCAAATGGTGATGAGGTCATTAAAGGAGCTACAAGAATTACAAGAAATGAAGTATTCTCCAAGTAATTCACCAGTTAGTACTAATATTCAAAAACCTAACAAGTCAAATGCGCAGTGTACTACTTATCAGGACGAATATTCTATATAA
- the Yem gene encoding yemanuclein isoform X1: MSEAKRVPLQTLEFPESLGYVAKKEKKGEKGKQLAPSFRFTLTLLESNEEAFSEFNYAQLLKAAEKKRRKELKSGEENATNGLSFDDDDEDDKLRDMAKRFEAKYGTSTTGRKRHKYDDYVDLGAGYDENDSFIDNTDAYDEIVPEEVTTAHGGFYINCGALEFRTADRHVLVHNNNNNNNNNSNDDESSESSEEDTEDVDSPKRSEKRTLSTTDEDEAEDITGDQPTKKQKVDENGEKKAQENIIKKKKKSQNLQDQQNSQQDGDTLTRRKEKGETTDAEGVSEDQEDKKKSDKTDTQKSKSTSDKKFEKKTSNSNGFDGKKLELKKLGGKDSNIDDAIESVVNAARVEDESSRDTTDSGKSRCIGTESECDDIDKEGAPLPDSLPENVVEIVNKLKARAENSKEGKTKFFNPTVTALLFSLEKRLRMLSSPNLRSETYGHLARFLPCSKIALQNRAKKLYVQDLDYKIKDLIQRLKEVINNIMSSVMCKYLECQTVAEGKKMEGSPADAVSSDDEDNCENSDKAKIPKRQFPWTEEAKKLVCEIANARRQCYNVLRPRKLSIYTFVGSFLLRQVLPLWPQGYMTVHTLLKFVDESEPVTKKKPKKLKEIGNGTTTSSSGNVIYNSAGKIETSTINSTSSQEREKAPGNVSKVQNITENSTNYVKQGTIKSNDGTEKKQHSMKHKDKNKDTCNSTQQHENSSVTTSNSTVGKISVVPTAQLMAQKPAKCHVEMINLMDLANSSLSITPVNEFHKSSTKVSENKKDVVSITAYSETSNVLPNTNEVPQSGHHSVHRQEALYSCTQSQHSNYPAANQTSQHSKPISLKHRLLHENTETKNDKKIEDKDIDVSNKIEKRDKKRERCMEVKHKSHDVKKRKKDSKVLEKQVGHINSDVAPIQQQQQQQQQPSLTKEEQEQRQNEETIAATNYLSQIINDDVIPRGITDKRKDTGIILEEPVSNVVQPTEQEKDVQMVMRSLKELQELQEMKYSPSNSPVSTNIQKPNKSNAQCTTYQDEYSI; this comes from the exons ATGTCAGAGGCTAAACGGGTACCTTTGCAAACCTTGGAGTTTCCGGAGTCCTTGGGCTACGTtgcgaagaaggagaaaaagggggAAAAGGGCAAACAGCTCGCGCCCTCCTTCCGCTTTACACTCACCCTGCTAGAGTCGAACGAGGAGGCATTTTCTGAGTTCAACTATGCACAGCTCCTCAAAGCAGCCGAG aaaaaacGTAGAAAAGAGCTTAAGTCAGGTGAAGAAAATGCAACTAACGGACTGTCATTCGATGATGACGACGAGGATGATAAACTTCGAGATATGGCAAAACGATTTGAGGCGAAATAC GGAACATCTACTACAGGAAGGAAAAGGCATAAATACGATGATTATGTGGATTTGGGAGCTGGATACGATGAGAATGATTCTTTCATTGACAATACTGATGCA TATGATGAAATTGTACCAGAAGAGGTGACTACAGCTCATGGAGGTTTTTATATTAATTGTGGGGCTCTTGAATTCAGGACAGCTGATCGACATGTATTGGttcacaataataataataacaacaataacaatagcAATGATGATGAAAGTAGTGAAAGTAGCGAAGAAGATACTGAGGATGTGGATAGCCCCAAAAGATCAGAAAAAAGAACTCTTAGCACAACGGATGAAGATGAAGCTGAAGATATTACTGGTGATCAACCAACAAAA AAACAAAAAGTAGatgaaaatggagaaaagaaagctcaggaaaatattatcaaaaagaaaaagaaatcccaAAATCTACAAGATCAGCAAAATTCTCAACAGGATGGAGATACTTTGACTAGAAGAAAGGAGAAGGGGGAAACTACAGATGCTGAAGGTG TTTCAGAGGATCAAGAAGATAAGAAAAAATCTGATAAAACAGATACGCAAAAGAGTAAAAGTACGTCAGATAAAAAGTTCGAAAAAAAGACATCTAACAGCAATGGTTTTGATGGGAAGAAGTTAGAGTTAAAAAAATTAGGTGGTAAAGATAGTAATATTGATGATGCAATAGAGAGTGTAGTTAATGCTGCGAGAGTTGAAGATGAATCAAGTAGAGACACTACGGACTCTGGCAAATCTAGATGTATAGGTACAGAATCTGAATGTGATGATATTGATAAAGAAGGAGCACCTTTGCCTGATTCTCTTCCAGAAAATGTTGTAGAAATAGTTAATAAATTGAAAGCACGTGCCGAAAATAGTAAAGAAGGAAAGACTAAATTTTTCAATCCAACAGTAACTGCATTATTGTTTAG tttaGAGAAAAGATTGAGGATGCTTTCTTCCCCAAATCTGAGGTCAGAAACATATGGGCACCTAGCACGATTTTTACCATGTAGTAAAATAGCCCTTCAAAATAGGGCAAAGAAATTGTATGTGCAAGATCttgattataaaataaaggATCTTATACAAAG GTTAAAAGAAGTCATCAATAATATAATGTCATCTGTGATGTGCAAGTATCTGGAGTGTCAAACGGTCGCGGAAGGAAA GAAAATGGAAGGTTCGCCAGCTGATGCTGTGAGTTCCGATGATGAAGACAATTGTGAGAATTCGGATAAAGCAAAAATTCCTAAAAGACAATTTCCTTGGACAGAAGAAGcaaa AAAACTTGTTTGCGAAATTGCGAATGCTAGGAGACAATGTTACAATGTTTTAAGACCAAGAAAATTGAGTATATACACTTTTGTTGGGTCATTTTTGCTACGACAGGTGTTACCATTGTGGCCGCAAGGATACATGACGGTGCATACTTTGTTAAAATTTGTTGACGAGTCTGAACCTGT cacgaagaaaaaaccgaagaAATTGAAAGAGATCGGCAATGGTACTACCACCAGTTCTTCTGGAAATGTCATATACAATTCAGCTGGAAAGATTGAAACATCAACCATAAACAGCACCTCCTctcaagaaagagaaaaagcgcCAGGAAATGTATCTAAAGTTCAAAATATTACGGAAAATTCCACAAATTATGTAAAACAAGGAACAATAAAGTCAAATGATGGTACCGAGAAGAAACAACATAGTATGAAACATAAggataaaaataaagatacttgTAACTCTACACAGCAACACGAAAATTCGTCAGTTACGACTAGTAATTCCACTGTAGGTAAAATTTCAGTTGTGCCTACAGCTCAATTGATGGCTCAAAAGCCAGCTAAATGTCACGTGGAAATGATTAATTTGATGGATCTAGCTAATAGTTCACTTTCGATCACTCCGGTTAATGAGTTCCACAAATCGTCTACAAAAGTgagtgaaaataaaaaagacgTAGTTTCTATTACGGCTTATTCTGAAACTTCGAATGTTCTTCCAAATACAAATGAAGTGCCTCAAAGTGGACATCATTCCGTACACAGACAGGAAGCTTTATATTCATGTACACAATCTCAACATTCTAACTATCCTGCAGCAAATCAAACATCACAACATTCAAAACCTATATCTCTGAAACACAGGTTACTACATGAAAATACTGAAACcaagaatgataaaaaaataGAGGACAAAGATATCGATGTGTCTAATAAGATTGAGAAAAGGGATAAAAAACGAGAACGATGTATGGAAGTTAAGCACAAATCACACgatgttaaaaaaagaaagaaggattCAAAAGTATTGGAAAAGCAAGTTGGGCATATTAATTCAGATGTAGCGCCTatacagcagcagcaacagcaacaacagcaaccaTCGCTTACGAAAGAAGAGCAAGAGCAAAGACAAAACGAAGAGACAATTGCTGCTACTAATTACTTGAGCCAAATTATTAACGATGATGTGATTCCGAGAGGAATAACAGACAAACGAAAAGATACTGGAATCATTCTAGAAGAACCTGTAAGTAATGTAGTGCAACCAACGGAACAAGAGAAAGACGTTCAAATGGTGATGAGGTCATTAAAGGAGCTACAAGAATTACAAGAAATGAAGTATTCTCCAAGTAATTCACCAGTTAGTACTAATATTCAAAAACCTAACAAGTCAAATGCGCAGTGTACTACTTATCAGGACGAATATTCTATATAA
- the LOC143151112 gene encoding uncharacterized protein LOC143151112 yields the protein MSKHRNKIFYELKNNVQEKKTCKEYGNIKMQTDEEIEKSVSESQNFCLKLSPNSTICDTQDVIANNEKDTIVISDSSSSCCSFKHSPELKFTYNKHFTINKEVYVVDSSDSSDTQEDRFFQTWRKKKKHNLSIRNWERKNVNRNNTLFISDDTSSDSSESCKRYIQNTDKTSNSYINSSPDNIKSGSNTITQVYSTTVNKRNLISSSDVCSNSSKSVDQPSQVSIANNNDNNNLKKQFTRKDARNIIKNIKSSRLVYESPRREKNLIIDESINSDLHPAVSPKNNLKINNKIIDETVIDSESDVIQGSEVNVTNLYKNHISRFLDAPHASKDEGTICMELSERKKRQISTWLMTNSPDSKSDNSIDIVPASNKDDFSSGNSSLERLEMNYETPNNRGKIQHIFMNEKITNQDCNKITQPVVSQQITLHESTQLSRTNVLQLPASKDNHTNNIFSTPTIHKPQNIDVMDCADILDKLYGASWREKANILFPKSEPRKHVISTRNRAVQTERKKRNGEKVAVTDSNDDGSNMPLKDLKAQISSTKKATRKNVKQKCSFINDESSSESGCETSYYTALTNPRLSTIRVKSKSTVPSIVQRGIAIYDTDTESEGKKNNSNEDCKVRGKKLLFSDDESEHSSTSEFDPGDDIPLKPKTKKDPIQISRNISKINSAIKSIGNRKYEKHNSFLASLSENVPIANVHPNAKRYRVDYKNSKENLCNHLYKLYNENVFDNKLPKDMLIEWSIRMRGSAGFCYNKKSLKTLGGVVRSSRIVLATKVLDTPDRLRDTLIHEMCHAAAWLINDVSDGHGPFWTGWANKAMKTFPELPPIRRCHDYKIKTKFTYKCVSCGYSIGRHSKSLDIEKKRCGHCYGKFELLLNKTTKSGIVQVRTPKKELTGFALYVKENYNVVKKKHNKKHAEVMKILGQQFSAIKIVNKPTNLENDPGTPG from the exons ATGTCTAAACACA gaaataaaatattttatgaattaaaaaataatgtacaagaaaagaaaacatgcaAAGAGtatggaaatataaaaatgcAGACTGATGAGGAAATAGAAAAATCTGTAAGTGAGTCGCAaaacttttgtttaaaattatcgCCAAATTCTACTATATGCGATACCCAAGATGTAATTGCAAACAATGAGAAAGATACAATAGTGATAAGTGACTCTAGTTCTAGCTGTTGTAGTTTCAAACATTCCCCTGAATTGAAGTTTACATacaacaaacattttactataaACAAAGAAGTATATGTTGTGGATTCTTCAGATTCTTCAGATACTCAAGAAGATAGATTCTTTCAAACATggcggaagaagaaaaaacacaaTCTTTCAATTCGTAATTGggaaagaaaaaatgtaaataggaataATACACTATTTATTTCCGATGATACTTCATCCGACAGTAGCGAATCATGTAAAAGATATATTCAAAACACTGATAAAACTAGTAATAGTTATATCAATTCTAGTCCAGATAATATAAAAAGTGGATCAAATACAATTACTCAGGTCTATAGTACTACAgtgaataaaagaaatttaatatcaaGTTCTGATGTTTGTAGCAATAGCTCTAAAAGTGTTGACCAACCTAGTCAAGTTTCAATTGCTAATAATAACGACAATAACAACTTGAAGAAACAGTTTACACGAAAAGATGctcgaaatattataaaaaatataaagtcaTCAAGATTGGTGTACGAATCACcaaggagagagaaaaatttaataattgacgAAAGCATAAACAGTGATTTACATCCAGCTGTTTCacccaaaaataatttaaaaataaacaataaaattattgacgaaACTGTAATAGATTCTGAGAGTGATGTTATTCAAGGGTCCGAAGTTAATGTAACAAACTTGTATAAAAATCATATTAGTCGATTTTTAGATGCGCCACATGCAAGTAAAGATGAGGGGACAATTTGCATGGAATTATCAGAAAGAAAAAAGCGACAAATTTCAACATGGCTCATGACTAATTCACCTGATTCAAAAAGTGATAATTCCATTGATATTGTGCCTGCCAGTAATAAAGATGATTTTAGTTCTGGAAACAGTAGTCTAGAAAGATTAGAAATGAATTACGAAACTCCAAATAATAGAGGAAAGATACAACATATATTTATGAATGAAAAAATAACGAATCAAGATTGCAATAAAATAACTCAACCTGTAGTATCGCAACAAATTACATTGCACGAATCTACACAGCTATCAAGAACCAATGTTCTTCAACTTCCTGCATCAAAGGATAATCatacaaataatatattttcaactcCTACAATACATAAACCACAAAATATAGATGTTATGGATTGTGCAGATATATTAGACAAGTTATATGGTGCATCTTGGCGAGAAAAAGCAAATATATTGTTTCCAAAATCTGAACCACGAAAGCATGTAATATCTACAAGAAACAGAGCTGTTCAAACTGAAAG aaaaaagagaaatggagaaaaagttGCTGTAACAGATTCGAATGATGATGGTAGCAATATGC cCTTAAAGGATTTGAAAGCACAAATATCTTCGACAAAAAAAGCTACACGAAAAAATGTTAAGCAAAAGTGTAGTTTTATTAATGATGAAAGCTCATCGGAAAGCGGATGTGAAACTTCGTACTATACTGCCCTAACAAATCCAAGATTATCAACAATTAGAGTAAAATCCAAATCAACAGTTCCATCAATTGTACAAAG AGGTATTGCAATATATGATACAGATACTGAAAGTGAAGGGAAGAAAAATAACAGTAATGAAGACTGTAAAGTaagaggaaaaaaattgttatttagcGACGATGAGAGTGAACATTCAAGTACCAGTGAATTTGATCCTGGTGATGATATACCATTAAAACCTAAAACTAAAAAAG atcCTATACAAATTTCACGAAATATATCTAAGATAAATTCTGCAATTAAATCAATTGGAAaccgaaaatatgaaaaacataACAGTTTTTTAGCTTCTTTATCTGAAAATGTTCCCATTGCTAATGTACATCCAAATGCTAAAAGGTACAGAGTGGATTATAAGAATAGTAAAGAAAATTTGTGTAATCATTTATATAAACTATACAATGAAAATGTATTTGATAACAAATTACCAAAAGATATGTTAATCGAGTGGAGTATTCGTATGAGAGGAAGTGCCGGTTTTTGTTATAATAAGAAATCTTTGAAAACACTTGGAGGTGTCGTGAGGTCTTCAAGAATAGTTCTAGCAACAAAA GTTTTAGATACCCCAGATCGACTTCGAGATACTTTAATTCATGAAATGTGTCATGCAGCAGCTTGGTTAATAAATGATGTTTCGGATGGTCATGGTCCATTTTGGACAGGATG GGCTAATAAAGCTATGAAAACATTTCCTGAGCTCCCACCAATTCGAAGGTGTCATGactataaaattaaaacaaaattcaCGTATAAATGTGTAAGCTGCGGGTACAG cATTGGTAGACATTCAAAATCTCTGGATATTGAAAAGAAACGGTGTGGCCATTGCTAcggaaaatttgaattattattaaataaaacaacaAAATCTGGAATCGTTCAAGTACGGACACCCAAAAAAGAACTTACTGGATTTGCACTTtatgtaaaagaaaattacaatgtTGTAAAGAAAAAGCATAACAAAAAGCATGCCGAAGTGATGAAGATTTTAGGTCAGCAATTTTCtgcaattaaaattgtaaacaaacCAACAAATCTTGAGAACGATCCAGGTACTCCTGGTTAA
- the LOC143151669 gene encoding neuropeptides capa receptor-like — protein MNISDEYLYLENISDHTYLNESAFLNKVLGLKYLPLIMVLPVTLVYVVIFVTGFVGNIATCIVIRKHPNMHTATNCYLFNLAVSDLLLLILGIPTELSVLWEQYPWKWGLVICKLRAYFSELSSYVSVLTIVAFSLERYLAIYHPLRRYASGVKVPIRFILAAWLIAFIFALPFAVYTTVNYIEYPLESKGYLEESAICAMKNLPEFPLYELSCFLFFFLPMAFIAVLYARMGFRIQTSSLEHTVEGSVHGETRQAQSRKTIVRVLSAVVTLFFICWAPFHAQRLLYVYRDRVPMFADVNQWLYLVSGCLYYITTTINPILYNVMSAKYRGAFKETLCCYPSRPSITRVDLSSTRDSSMAYGGGPRTVYQVFRGRRHSRSIKTRGKTGLHMRARIDRRHRTSQVL, from the exons ATGAATATTTCGGACGAATATTTGTATTTGGAAAACATTAGCGACCATACGTATCTAAACGAATCGGCATTTCTGAACAAAGTTCTGGGCCTCAAGTACTTGCCCCTAATAATGGTGTTGCCTGTTACTTTAGTCTACGTCGTTATCTTCGTAACTGGTTTCGTTGGCAATATAGCTACTTGCATCGTCATCAGAAAGCACCCTAATATGCACACGGCGACAAACTGTTACTTGTTCAATTTGGCGGTGTCCGATTTGTTGCTTTTAATATTGG GTATACCCACGGAGTTGAGTGTACTTTGGGAACAGTATCCATGGAAATGGGGATTAGTAATATGCAAATTACGAGCGTACTTCTCCGAATT GTCCTCGTACGTGTCGGTATTGACGATAGTGGCATTCTCATTAGAAAGGTATTTGGCGATCTATCATCCGCTTCGTCGTTACGCGAGCGGAGTGAAGGTCCCTATACGATTTATCTTGGCTGCATGGTTGATAGCTTTTATTTTCGCCTTGCCATTCGCTGTTTACACCACTGTCAATTACATCGAGTATCCgctgg AATCCAAAGGATACTTGGAAGAATCGGCGATTTGCGCGATGAAGAACCTACCCGAATTCCCGTTGTACGAACTTAGTTGtttcttgttcttctttctACCGATGGCGTTTATAGCGGTGCTGTACGCACGGATGGGCTTTCGAATACAAACCAGCAGCCTCGAGCACACCGTTGAGGGATCCGTTCACGGAGAGACTAGGCAAGCTCAGTCACGGAAAACCATCGTTCGGGTGCTGA GTGCCGTCGTGACATTATTTTTCATCTGCTGGGCACCGTTCCACGCTCAGCGACTGTTGTACGTATATCGAGATCGAGTTCCAATGTTCGCCGACGTGAATCAATGGCTGTACCTAGTCAGCGGTTGTCTCTACTACATCACCACGACCATAAATCCAATTCTGTATAACGTGATGAGCGCGAAGTATCGAGGCGCTTTCAAGGAGACACTTTGCTGCTATCCAAGCAGGCCCTCCATTACAAGGGTCGACCTCAGCAGCACGAGAGACTCGAGTATGGCTTACGGTGGTGGACCCAGAACGGTATACCAGGTGTTTCGCGGAAGGAGACACTCGCGTAGCATCAA GACTCGTGGAAAAACTGGGCTTCACATGCGTGCCAGGATCGATCGAAGACACCGAACGTCTCAAGTACTTTGA